In Synechococcus sp. MU1643, a single window of DNA contains:
- the moaC gene encoding cyclic pyranopterin monophosphate synthase MoaC — MTQNLSHLNQQGEVHMVDVGDRPATNREAHARGAIRMEASTLGLIQRGETPKGDLLAVARVAAIQAAKRTWELIPLCHPLPLSGMDVSIDADASLPGLVVHCRCRTAGQTGVEMEAMTAVSVGLLTLYDMLKAVDPAMTIEAIQLDFKEGGRNGVWKR, encoded by the coding sequence ATGACGCAAAACCTGAGTCATCTGAACCAGCAAGGCGAGGTTCACATGGTGGACGTGGGTGACCGTCCAGCCACGAACCGCGAAGCCCATGCCCGTGGGGCCATACGCATGGAAGCCTCAACCCTCGGCCTGATCCAACGGGGCGAGACTCCAAAAGGAGATCTTCTGGCGGTAGCCCGAGTGGCAGCGATCCAGGCGGCCAAGCGCACCTGGGAGCTGATTCCCCTGTGCCATCCCCTGCCACTCAGTGGCATGGATGTGTCGATCGACGCCGACGCATCACTCCCTGGCCTGGTCGTCCACTGCCGTTGCCGCACCGCAGGCCAAACCGGAGTGGAAATGGAAGCGATGACGGCGGTGTCCGTGGGACTGCTGACCCTTTACGACATGCTCAAGGCGGTCGATCCAGCCATGACGATCGAGGCGATCCAGCTGGACTTCAAAGAAGGAGGGCGGAACGGTGTCTGGAAACGCTGA
- a CDS encoding carbonic anhydrase, producing the protein MVIQRRHFLQQTGGLALTALMQARPVEAAEEGFCVPHDPLQALMAGNRRFAEAWRRAEQNEETKLRTADPDPRCFNSPRALATSQHPWATVLTCSDSRVSPNWVFDTTPGELFVIRNAGNSAFDEAMASVEYGVSVLKTPLLMVMGHSGCGAVTAAMDANPLTPSLDRLIQPIRKNINGSSNLEEAVKRNALASASTLIQRSTVLADAKASGALKLVVGCFQLNSGVVTLIE; encoded by the coding sequence ATGGTGATTCAGCGCCGCCACTTCCTCCAGCAAACGGGCGGTCTGGCCTTAACCGCCCTGATGCAAGCGCGCCCGGTTGAGGCAGCAGAGGAAGGGTTCTGCGTCCCGCATGATCCACTCCAGGCCCTGATGGCAGGGAACCGCCGGTTTGCCGAGGCCTGGCGCCGAGCCGAGCAAAACGAGGAAACAAAGCTCCGAACGGCGGATCCCGACCCGCGCTGCTTCAACTCCCCCAGGGCTTTGGCCACCAGTCAACATCCCTGGGCCACCGTGCTCACATGCTCTGATTCACGGGTGTCGCCGAACTGGGTGTTCGACACCACCCCTGGCGAGCTGTTCGTGATCCGCAATGCCGGCAACAGTGCCTTTGACGAAGCGATGGCGTCGGTGGAGTATGGCGTCAGCGTTCTCAAAACGCCTCTGCTGATGGTGATGGGACACAGCGGCTGCGGAGCCGTGACGGCGGCGATGGACGCCAATCCACTGACCCCTTCCCTAGACCGGCTGATCCAACCCATCCGGAAGAACATCAACGGCAGCAGCAATCTCGAGGAAGCCGTGAAACGCAATGCCCTCGCCAGCGCCTCCACCTTGATTCAACGCAGCACCGTTCTGGCCGACGCCAAAGCCAGTGGTGCGCTGAAACTGGTGGTGGGTTGTTTTCAACTCAACAGCGGTGTTGTCACCTTGATCGAATGA
- a CDS encoding nitrate reductase associated protein yields MSSRCDSASHCFAFEQDFIGNWRCIPLCVRRKLDLCGVKLKLNHWLELSQEQRQALVDWSDAADALEQLRQHLRDCTRPMADGMAKDLPPVSGAPWQQQAQMPAVVQQAATVRGVVLTLEQWIQLSELDRFALCKLARPGHDHHNLEAAFSEVLV; encoded by the coding sequence ATGTCCAGCCGTTGTGATTCCGCCAGCCATTGCTTTGCCTTTGAACAGGACTTCATCGGCAATTGGCGCTGCATTCCCCTGTGTGTGCGACGCAAATTGGATCTGTGTGGGGTGAAGTTAAAGCTCAACCACTGGCTTGAACTTTCCCAGGAGCAACGTCAAGCCTTGGTGGATTGGTCGGATGCGGCCGATGCTCTCGAGCAGCTTCGCCAACACCTGCGCGATTGCACGCGCCCTATGGCCGATGGAATGGCCAAGGATCTGCCACCAGTGAGCGGTGCCCCCTGGCAACAGCAGGCGCAGATGCCTGCTGTGGTGCAGCAGGCGGCCACAGTGCGGGGTGTGGTGCTGACTCTTGAGCAATGGATCCAGCTCAGTGAGCTGGATCGCTTTGCGTTGTGCAAGTTGGCCCGGCCGGGGCACGACCACCACAACCTTGAGGCAGCCTTCAGCGAAGTGCTGGTGTGA